From Rudanella lutea DSM 19387, a single genomic window includes:
- a CDS encoding T9SS type A sorting domain-containing protein has translation MKYNFPRLTAFVVYCCLLCGFVWQAAQAQRLDTLMARPAPDIVVPYHEIRLDGALFYLADDGQTGYELWRTDGTPAGTRRVKDIRPGRASAFVSDSTHSALTDANTLSPAKVKVALRDFRPFRHGNRLYFWADDGVTGIELWRTDGTEAGTQRVTDLIPGALSSGTQADILYGGGGRYPSRFAVNGQKLLLWSDGLANYLIEADGATGAVRTFNVQSSPYLSVQPKWVQVANNRLFVQTAFVSNGKSFCSLLEVSRDSVRSIVVNQSGADVFGLVSADDRGLLYSIQTEDARSRYTNLFRRDTGGRTRLIWSIGMLKPTTGTRTQQVVTMGSAGPYVLLLQTDLANENGKGYQEVWRLDTRTDRYTLARRYDRELSAGRLLRNSELLSEYVAGPGGMLLVGARADSTAATPSRFSVQAFDPATARLVMLDDSLNQYTHQPVGGVGKQVFLTRKRTTDRVQAWLTDGLVRQPLADLGPSTFPVGLTRTEAGLVAPVYNAVRLGSRALGYKLDVWQIDSTAARTARVGQARFRPGGLGAVVSSGGRLYGFDGNGLLLLSAAAPDSIRPVASLVSAASLFNTNVSTQAETVHLGVVNGRVLARRFSGGVANLIALNPGAPPRQCLIGLGPQTPASVADSRGKHLAYCPQKDSVLVFKRQQPGYGGTQVGEVTQIYYKRIQWLRDSTQLSVGSTDSIRLVKQTGLYTLSVRGVADGCVATDSWQIANDVPRVSILVQNGLQGTARVIETNLAAQVTGGLPRPTAPYYAGTWSVQTAGGVVKAIGAQQEVNTANTASYPSTIKVVELGTYSLRITDATGCTAVESVVLDQALKEFVVSARLVEGKNEFCAGSPIAFGSDVSGGKAPYRVRWLNLGQPVTDMTGLAPTITATYAQTGIAADQKVYLLEVTDANGRTAVSSLLRAYVYPRPAATLVASSAQVSATRTATLTAGSSNYPNPSFGWSFNGKTMLGATAKSITASAAGLYSVTVGSGTSQNCRAILSTTLTDAGARGRVATTAEWPGEVIPDADVLTVMPNPTDGVSRVQLRLPQQRLPQQPTRVMGAVYAPDGRTLRTWSAEPTSTTYETELDLSSLPAGVYILRLEAGSRAYTRKLIRQ, from the coding sequence ATGAAGTACAATTTTCCACGGTTAACAGCCTTCGTGGTTTATTGTTGCCTGCTTTGCGGATTCGTCTGGCAGGCAGCCCAAGCGCAACGATTAGACACGTTGATGGCCCGCCCGGCTCCGGATATTGTGGTACCTTATCACGAAATCAGACTGGACGGAGCCTTATTTTACCTCGCCGACGACGGCCAAACGGGGTACGAACTCTGGCGCACCGACGGCACCCCGGCCGGTACCCGCCGGGTCAAAGACATTCGGCCCGGCCGGGCGAGCGCCTTTGTTTCAGACTCAACCCACAGCGCCCTGACCGACGCGAACACCCTCAGCCCCGCCAAAGTGAAGGTAGCCCTGCGCGATTTTCGGCCGTTCAGGCACGGGAATCGCCTGTATTTCTGGGCCGACGATGGCGTTACGGGCATTGAACTCTGGCGCACCGATGGCACCGAAGCCGGTACGCAACGGGTCACCGATCTGATTCCGGGCGCACTGAGCAGTGGTACGCAGGCCGATATTCTGTACGGGGGTGGTGGGCGCTACCCCAGCCGGTTTGCGGTCAACGGCCAGAAGTTACTCCTCTGGTCCGACGGGTTGGCCAATTACCTTATCGAGGCCGACGGGGCTACAGGGGCGGTGCGTACGTTCAACGTGCAAAGCAGCCCGTATCTCAGCGTGCAACCCAAGTGGGTGCAGGTAGCCAACAACCGGTTGTTTGTACAAACGGCCTTCGTGAGTAACGGTAAATCGTTTTGTAGCCTGCTCGAAGTAAGCCGCGACTCGGTGCGGAGCATCGTGGTCAACCAGTCGGGTGCCGATGTGTTCGGGCTGGTGTCGGCCGATGATCGTGGTCTTTTGTATAGTATTCAGACCGAAGATGCCCGCAGCCGGTACACCAACCTGTTTCGGCGCGATACCGGTGGCCGAACCCGGCTTATCTGGAGCATCGGTATGCTAAAGCCGACTACCGGCACTCGTACCCAACAGGTGGTAACGATGGGATCGGCGGGGCCGTACGTGCTCCTGCTCCAGACCGATCTGGCCAATGAAAACGGCAAGGGGTATCAGGAGGTGTGGCGACTTGATACCCGCACCGATCGCTACACCCTTGCCCGGCGGTACGACCGCGAACTGAGTGCCGGCCGGTTGTTGCGGAACTCGGAGCTACTGAGCGAGTACGTGGCCGGGCCGGGTGGTATGCTGCTCGTGGGTGCCCGCGCCGACTCAACGGCCGCCACGCCAAGCCGGTTCAGTGTACAGGCGTTCGATCCGGCTACGGCCCGGCTCGTTATGCTCGACGATAGCCTGAACCAATACACCCACCAACCCGTGGGCGGGGTGGGTAAACAGGTTTTTCTGACCCGCAAACGCACTACCGATCGGGTACAGGCGTGGCTCACCGACGGCCTTGTCCGTCAGCCATTGGCCGATCTGGGGCCGTCGACATTTCCTGTGGGGCTCACCCGCACCGAAGCGGGGCTGGTGGCGCCGGTCTACAATGCCGTGCGGCTGGGCAGCCGCGCACTGGGCTACAAACTCGATGTCTGGCAAATTGACTCGACTGCCGCCCGCACCGCCCGCGTGGGGCAGGCCCGGTTCCGGCCGGGCGGGCTGGGTGCGGTGGTTAGCTCAGGCGGGCGGCTGTACGGCTTCGACGGGAATGGGCTTTTGCTGCTTTCGGCCGCAGCTCCCGATTCTATCCGGCCGGTGGCCAGTCTGGTATCGGCCGCCAGTTTGTTCAATACCAACGTGTCTACTCAGGCCGAAACCGTGCATCTGGGCGTCGTAAATGGGCGGGTGCTGGCCCGCCGATTCAGTGGCGGTGTGGCCAATCTGATTGCGTTGAATCCGGGTGCACCCCCACGTCAGTGCCTCATTGGGCTGGGCCCGCAAACGCCTGCTTCGGTAGCCGACAGCCGGGGTAAGCATCTGGCTTACTGTCCACAAAAAGACTCTGTGCTGGTGTTTAAACGCCAACAGCCCGGCTACGGGGGTACACAGGTGGGTGAGGTGACGCAGATTTATTACAAACGTATTCAGTGGTTGCGCGACAGTACTCAGCTATCGGTCGGTTCTACCGATAGTATCCGGTTGGTGAAGCAAACGGGGCTGTACACGCTCTCAGTCCGGGGTGTGGCCGATGGCTGTGTGGCAACGGATAGCTGGCAGATAGCCAACGATGTGCCCCGCGTGTCGATTCTGGTGCAGAACGGCCTGCAAGGTACCGCCCGTGTGATCGAGACCAATCTGGCCGCGCAGGTTACGGGTGGGCTTCCCCGCCCGACCGCCCCTTACTATGCCGGTACTTGGTCGGTGCAAACGGCGGGTGGTGTCGTGAAAGCCATCGGAGCCCAGCAGGAAGTCAACACGGCCAACACAGCCAGTTATCCGAGCACGATCAAGGTGGTGGAGCTGGGCACCTACTCGCTCCGCATTACCGACGCGACCGGTTGCACGGCCGTTGAGTCGGTTGTGCTCGATCAAGCCCTGAAAGAGTTTGTGGTGTCGGCCCGGCTGGTTGAGGGAAAAAATGAGTTTTGCGCGGGCTCGCCCATTGCGTTCGGTTCCGATGTTTCCGGCGGGAAAGCCCCGTATCGGGTGCGTTGGCTCAACCTGGGGCAACCCGTAACCGACATGACCGGGCTGGCACCTACCATCACGGCTACGTATGCCCAAACCGGCATTGCCGCCGACCAGAAAGTGTATCTCCTCGAAGTGACCGACGCCAACGGCCGAACGGCGGTTTCATCCCTGTTGCGGGCGTATGTGTACCCTCGCCCGGCGGCCACGCTCGTAGCGAGCAGTGCGCAGGTGTCGGCTACCCGAACCGCCACACTCACGGCCGGATCGAGCAATTACCCGAACCCTTCGTTTGGGTGGTCGTTCAACGGGAAAACGATGCTTGGGGCTACGGCCAAATCGATCACAGCATCGGCTGCGGGGCTGTATTCGGTAACGGTTGGTTCGGGAACAAGCCAGAATTGCCGGGCCATTCTGAGTACAACACTGACTGATGCCGGTGCCCGTGGCCGAGTGGCAACAACCGCCGAATGGCCCGGCGAGGTAATTCCCGATGCCGATGTGCTGACGGTAATGCCTAATCCGACTGATGGAGTGAGCCGGGTGCAGTTACGGCTGCCGCAGCAACGGCTGCCGCAGCAACCAACCCGGGTGATGGGGGCGGTGTATGCCCCTGATGGCCGAACGCTCCGTACCTGGTCCGCAGAACCGACCTCGACAACCTACGAAACGGAGCTGGACCTGAGTAGTTTGCCCGCGGGCGTTTACATTCTCCGGCTCGAAGCAGGCTCACGGGCCTACACCCGCAAGCTGATTCGGCAGTAA
- a CDS encoding NAD(P)/FAD-dependent oxidoreductase gives MIHQLSLSLTPEQAFTDATFRAEALRQLRLPDSPDITVRKKRQSIDARGRQVRVHVDTEVFVGEAPTPLLQHGLHYPNVTNAQPVVIVGAGPAGLFAALRLIELGIKPIILERGSDVRARRRDLAAINKDHIVNPESNYCFGEGGAGTYSDGKLYTRATKRGDVRRILEILVAHGATDQILVDAHPHIGTNKLPGVVAALREQILNAGGEVHFDTKVTDLILHGGEMRGVVTHDGREWSGLGVILATGHSARDIFHLLHARNVLIEAKPFAMGVRIEHQQSLIDTLQYHLPTQAEGRGDYLPAASYSLVTQTRFEGVERGVFSFCMCPGGFIVPAATAPGELVVNGMSPSRRDSKFANSGLVVAITDHDLAPYAEHGPLAGLALQQAVEQNACQVASRGSQTPTQTAPAQRIADFVNGKLSPALLPTSYQPGLLSADMAEVLPAHIAQPLRAGLRDFGRKMKGYLSNEGQLIGIESRTSSPVRIPRDRQTCEHVQIRRLFPCGEGAGYAGGIVSAAMDGERCAEELAKLYRP, from the coding sequence ATGATTCATCAACTGTCGCTCTCGCTCACACCCGAGCAGGCCTTTACCGACGCGACCTTCCGCGCCGAGGCCCTTCGCCAACTCCGGCTTCCTGACTCACCCGACATTACAGTCCGTAAAAAACGGCAGTCTATCGACGCCCGCGGCCGTCAGGTACGTGTGCATGTCGATACGGAGGTGTTTGTCGGCGAGGCCCCTACCCCGCTGCTTCAGCACGGGTTGCACTACCCCAACGTAACCAATGCCCAACCAGTCGTTATTGTCGGGGCAGGGCCAGCCGGTTTATTTGCCGCCCTGCGCCTGATTGAGCTGGGGATTAAACCGATTATTCTGGAACGAGGCAGCGATGTCCGGGCACGTCGTCGCGATTTGGCTGCCATCAACAAAGACCATATTGTCAACCCCGAGTCGAACTACTGCTTTGGCGAGGGCGGGGCGGGTACCTACTCCGACGGCAAACTGTACACCCGTGCCACCAAACGGGGCGATGTCCGCCGGATTCTGGAGATTCTGGTGGCCCACGGCGCAACCGATCAGATACTGGTAGACGCCCATCCGCACATCGGCACCAATAAACTGCCGGGTGTGGTGGCCGCCCTGCGCGAGCAGATCCTGAACGCAGGCGGAGAGGTGCATTTCGACACCAAAGTAACCGACCTCATCCTGCACGGGGGCGAGATGCGGGGCGTTGTCACGCACGACGGCCGCGAGTGGTCCGGCCTTGGCGTTATTCTGGCTACCGGCCACTCAGCCCGCGATATTTTTCATCTGCTGCACGCGCGCAACGTACTCATTGAGGCCAAGCCGTTTGCGATGGGCGTACGGATCGAGCATCAGCAGTCCCTCATCGACACCCTGCAATACCATCTCCCTACGCAGGCTGAGGGCCGGGGCGATTACCTCCCGGCAGCATCGTACAGCCTGGTGACCCAAACCCGGTTTGAGGGCGTTGAGCGGGGCGTTTTTTCGTTTTGTATGTGTCCCGGCGGATTTATTGTCCCGGCAGCTACGGCCCCCGGCGAGCTGGTGGTCAATGGCATGTCGCCCTCGCGTCGGGACTCCAAATTTGCCAACTCCGGGCTGGTTGTAGCCATTACCGATCACGATTTAGCCCCTTATGCCGAGCATGGCCCTCTCGCGGGTCTGGCCCTGCAACAGGCCGTGGAACAGAATGCCTGCCAGGTAGCCAGCCGGGGTAGCCAAACTCCGACCCAAACGGCCCCGGCCCAGCGGATAGCCGATTTTGTCAACGGTAAGCTGTCGCCCGCCTTGTTGCCGACCTCGTACCAGCCCGGCTTACTATCGGCCGACATGGCCGAGGTACTGCCCGCGCACATTGCCCAACCCCTGCGGGCGGGTCTGCGCGACTTTGGCCGCAAAATGAAGGGGTATTTGTCCAACGAAGGACAGTTAATCGGTATCGAAAGTCGTACCTCGTCGCCCGTGCGTATCCCACGAGACCGGCAGACCTGCGAGCACGTCCAAATCCGCCGACTGTTTCCGTGTGGCGAAGGTGCCGGTTACGCCGGGGGCATTGTATCGGCTGCGATGGATGGCGAACGGTGCGCCGAAGAGCTGGCGAAACTGTATCGCCCGTAA
- the cas4 gene encoding CRISPR-associated protein Cas4, with protein sequence MTLTPSHIIEYLFCPRFTYFEYVLGIPQFEENNYKVMRGRHLHDERLERNKDYLRRRLAVVEKHLDQYLTNSLLRGTVDEVLGFADGTMVPLDYKFAEYKDRVYDTYRTQLYCYAWLIEENFGRRVDRGFLVYTRSNNRVIEVPISDENKTDVKRAAESVFAIIDQNRFPKATKSKARCVTCTYRNVCIR encoded by the coding sequence ATGACCCTCACCCCTTCCCACATTATCGAGTATCTGTTTTGTCCCCGGTTTACGTATTTCGAGTATGTGCTGGGCATTCCACAATTTGAAGAGAACAACTATAAGGTTATGCGGGGGCGACATCTGCACGATGAGCGGCTCGAACGGAATAAAGACTACCTGCGCCGTCGGCTTGCCGTGGTAGAGAAACACCTCGACCAATACCTGACCAACAGCCTGTTGCGCGGAACGGTGGATGAGGTACTGGGCTTTGCTGATGGCACGATGGTCCCACTCGATTACAAGTTTGCGGAGTATAAAGATCGGGTTTATGACACATACAGGACTCAGTTATACTGTTATGCCTGGCTGATTGAGGAGAATTTTGGGCGACGGGTTGACCGGGGTTTTCTGGTTTATACGCGGAGTAATAACCGGGTTATTGAGGTACCTATTTCCGACGAGAATAAAACCGATGTGAAGCGGGCGGCCGAATCAGTTTTTGCAATTATTGACCAAAATCGGTTTCCTAAGGCGACGAAATCCAAGGCTCGTTGTGTAACTTGCACGTATCGGAACGTCTGCATTCGGTGA
- the cas2 gene encoding CRISPR-associated endonuclease Cas2: MIVWVLYDIVKDKSRTKAAKCCRQAGLYRVQFSCFLGTLTPNQKDTLQLQLEELIDEETDKVYIFPMSRSELQQTALLGQAFDRKLVTDEIRALFF; encoded by the coding sequence ATGATCGTTTGGGTTCTGTACGATATTGTGAAGGATAAATCGCGGACGAAAGCGGCAAAATGTTGTCGGCAGGCGGGACTGTACCGGGTTCAGTTTTCGTGTTTTCTGGGTACGTTAACCCCCAATCAGAAAGATACGCTGCAACTGCAACTGGAAGAGCTGATTGACGAAGAAACCGACAAGGTGTATATCTTCCCGATGAGCCGGAGCGAACTACAACAAACGGCCCTGTTAGGGCAGGCCTTTGACCGAAAACTGGTTACCGACGAAATACGAGCCCTGTTCTTCTAA
- the cas1 gene encoding CRISPR-associated endonuclease Cas1: protein MQLHITTYGTYLHVKDAMFDIRRRGEDGRVVSVATYSAEKVTHIMLATGTSLSTDAVKLAMRHNVDLVFLEQHGDPIGRVWHTKLGSTTKIRKRQLEASLGPEGLRWVKTWLMTKVDNQLQFIKDLKKHRAQHTDYLNDKLTRLEALSLSISTQEAPNVAAVADTLRGLEGTAGRLYFETLSYVLPKEYQFSGRSSRPAQDGFNAFLNYAYGILYSRIEKALMIAGLDPYVGFLHRDDYNQLSMVYDFIEPYRVWADEVVFRLFSGKKVNLRDPERAHVSAVSAVRNGASMGGVTLNAEGKMLLVDAFNGFFDQDPIRYRGRNLTRSHCIQLDTHQFANELIGKNTPTFDHQKL, encoded by the coding sequence ATGCAACTCCACATCACTACCTACGGAACCTACCTGCACGTAAAAGACGCCATGTTCGACATCCGACGCCGGGGCGAAGACGGACGCGTCGTGAGTGTAGCCACCTACTCGGCCGAGAAAGTCACCCACATTATGCTGGCAACAGGCACGAGCCTCAGTACCGATGCCGTGAAGCTGGCCATGCGCCATAACGTCGATCTGGTGTTTCTGGAACAACACGGCGATCCCATTGGGCGGGTATGGCACACCAAACTGGGCAGCACGACCAAAATCCGCAAACGCCAACTCGAAGCAAGCCTGGGCCCTGAGGGGCTGCGGTGGGTGAAAACCTGGTTGATGACTAAAGTGGACAATCAGCTCCAATTTATCAAAGACCTGAAAAAACACCGGGCGCAGCACACTGATTACCTCAATGACAAGCTGACCCGACTGGAAGCTCTGTCGCTCTCGATCAGTACCCAGGAGGCCCCCAACGTTGCGGCTGTGGCCGACACGCTGCGCGGGTTGGAAGGAACAGCCGGACGGCTCTATTTTGAAACCCTCAGCTATGTACTGCCGAAGGAGTATCAGTTCAGCGGACGCAGCAGCCGACCGGCTCAGGACGGCTTCAACGCCTTTCTGAATTATGCCTACGGTATTCTGTACAGTCGGATTGAGAAGGCGCTGATGATTGCCGGCCTGGACCCTTATGTTGGTTTCCTGCATCGCGACGATTACAATCAACTGAGTATGGTGTATGACTTTATTGAGCCGTACCGGGTTTGGGCCGACGAGGTAGTATTCCGGCTGTTTTCGGGCAAGAAAGTGAACCTCCGCGACCCTGAGCGGGCCCATGTTTCGGCGGTTTCGGCCGTGCGCAACGGCGCATCAATGGGCGGGGTAACGCTCAATGCCGAAGGGAAGATGCTGCTTGTTGATGCGTTTAATGGTTTTTTCGATCAGGACCCGATTCGGTATCGGGGGCGTAACCTGACGCGCAGCCATTGTATCCAACTGGACACCCATCAGTTTGCCAACGAGTTAATTGGAAAAAATACGCCGACTTTTGACCACCAAAAACTATGA
- a CDS encoding CRISPR-associated endonuclease Cas6 gives MPSTTTLPLTTITFPEIALRTRDAHKLRGYFGDLFREYSPLLHNHLEADNDEVKFRYAYPLVQYKVLDRVPTLVGAGEGAGLLAQLFLKIRQLRIDEADFPVLSKHIRHEQATLGISDDLIDYRFETRWMALNQANYRDYQRYTPDERQAQLKRILTSQLLATFREFGLWLEPTERVMVRLRTEEHTTQFKNQTMVVFSGGFTTNVILPDGLGMGKAVSRGFGTILKSERVKE, from the coding sequence ATGCCTTCCACTACCACCCTCCCCCTCACCACCATTACCTTTCCTGAAATTGCCCTGCGGACGCGCGACGCGCACAAGCTGCGGGGTTACTTCGGCGATCTGTTTCGCGAGTACTCGCCCCTGCTGCATAACCACCTCGAAGCCGACAACGACGAGGTGAAGTTCCGCTACGCCTACCCGCTCGTGCAGTATAAGGTGCTCGACCGAGTCCCGACACTCGTGGGAGCGGGCGAAGGGGCCGGGCTGCTGGCACAACTGTTTCTCAAAATACGTCAGCTTCGGATTGACGAGGCCGATTTTCCCGTCCTGAGCAAGCACATTCGACACGAACAGGCCACACTCGGCATCTCAGACGACCTGATCGACTACCGGTTCGAGACGCGCTGGATGGCCCTCAATCAGGCCAACTACCGCGACTATCAACGCTACACGCCCGATGAACGGCAGGCCCAGCTCAAACGCATTCTGACGAGTCAGCTGCTGGCTACCTTCCGGGAGTTTGGGCTGTGGCTGGAACCCACGGAGCGGGTGATGGTCCGGCTGCGAACGGAGGAGCACACTACCCAATTCAAAAACCAGACGATGGTCGTCTTTTCGGGCGGCTTCACAACGAATGTAATTCTGCCCGATGGGCTGGGCATGGGCAAGGCCGTATCGCGGGGATTCGGGACAATTTTAAAGAGCGAAAGAGTGAAAGAGTGA
- a CDS encoding CRISPR-associated helicase/endonuclease Cas3 translates to MLYSHPGVPLIVHLRQVAESCRQLLTNRNTDFGLPEGLLADLGYLAGVTHDVAKGTRFFQIYMLSPDHKVTGPKEHALLSALLAKVVVKQYLARFDLNETDRKLLPYLVFTAVKRHHGNLKDFADELYLEEKANILSEQIAAFQDEGETEAILNELLSVVDFSFDWASFKLYIEEQAYLDEYGDFSLDFFDLGEYEDLPADAKNRYFYWHQLFYGTLLLSDKSDVILKGIDVPSATQPALAALETYRQQKGFDKPQSSLDKLKNQAYQETLEAVSRICKPEQHLYSITLPTGLGKTLTSLAVGLALQQKLRLEAGRLVITIPFTSIIDQNFGVFQDVFNNPTSDILLKHHHLAEPAYKVGDDTLDQDKSQFLIETWQSGIVVTTFVQLLETLFSNDKTKLLKLPNLANSVIILDEVQQVKYELWPLIRQTFKTLGERYNCYFVLMSATQPLIFTPDEEITELVPNYRNYFKSPHFNRTRLINRTRQEVSFKEFQQDVIDYCQGNPTKNVLVILNTKKATLECFKTVATTLGEDKTDVYYLTTLITPYERKRIIDRIKKYKGPKQQVIISTQLIEAGVDVSVDTVFRTMAPLDSIIQAAGRANRYNEKAVPSEVFLYAVAEMKRASGMVYGGDLLIKTGNVLKAVSETDEHGYLSLIEAYFEEVRKQADVLVSQELTALQALEFEKVGKFQFVEDQDTESVYVQLNEEAEQLWEQYVAISNRQDLKPYERKREFALIKARFYEYVVNVPLPYLPNGGGKASQIVFDSEKEHFFYVSRRSNPSACYQYNHDNFRQNTGYASVSQPLTHHH, encoded by the coding sequence ATGCTTTATTCACACCCCGGCGTTCCGCTAATTGTACACTTGCGGCAGGTAGCTGAGTCATGTCGTCAATTGCTGACAAACCGAAACACTGATTTTGGTTTGCCTGAGGGCTTACTGGCAGACCTTGGCTATCTGGCTGGGGTAACCCATGATGTTGCGAAAGGAACGCGTTTTTTTCAAATATACATGCTTTCGCCTGACCACAAAGTAACAGGGCCAAAGGAACACGCCTTACTGTCGGCCCTATTAGCAAAAGTGGTAGTTAAACAGTATTTAGCCCGGTTTGATCTTAACGAAACTGATCGTAAACTTCTGCCTTATCTGGTATTTACGGCTGTTAAACGGCATCATGGCAATCTGAAAGATTTTGCAGATGAGCTGTATTTAGAAGAAAAAGCCAATATTCTTTCTGAGCAAATTGCAGCCTTTCAAGATGAAGGTGAGACAGAAGCAATTCTAAACGAACTACTCTCTGTGGTCGACTTTAGTTTCGATTGGGCGTCCTTCAAACTGTATATTGAAGAGCAGGCGTATTTGGACGAATATGGGGATTTTTCACTTGATTTTTTCGACCTCGGCGAATACGAAGACCTTCCTGCTGACGCCAAAAATCGCTATTTCTACTGGCATCAGTTGTTCTACGGCACGCTTTTGCTCTCCGACAAATCGGATGTTATTCTGAAAGGTATCGATGTCCCATCGGCAACTCAACCGGCTTTAGCTGCGCTAGAAACGTACCGGCAACAGAAGGGTTTTGACAAGCCCCAAAGCAGTCTGGATAAACTAAAAAATCAGGCTTATCAGGAAACACTTGAAGCCGTTTCCCGAATTTGCAAGCCCGAACAGCACCTGTATTCCATTACGTTACCAACAGGACTGGGCAAAACGCTTACTTCGCTGGCGGTTGGTTTGGCATTACAACAGAAGCTGAGACTGGAAGCCGGACGCCTGGTTATAACTATCCCCTTTACGTCCATCATTGACCAGAATTTTGGGGTGTTTCAGGACGTATTTAACAATCCAACTTCTGATATTTTGCTCAAACATCACCATTTAGCCGAACCGGCCTACAAAGTTGGTGATGATACGCTTGACCAGGATAAAAGTCAGTTTTTGATTGAAACGTGGCAGTCGGGTATCGTTGTCACGACGTTTGTGCAGTTGCTCGAAACACTGTTTTCAAATGATAAAACCAAACTATTGAAACTGCCCAATCTGGCTAACTCAGTTATCATACTGGACGAAGTTCAGCAGGTAAAGTACGAATTGTGGCCCCTGATTCGGCAAACATTTAAGACGCTGGGCGAACGGTACAATTGCTATTTCGTGCTGATGTCGGCCACCCAACCGTTGATTTTCACACCTGATGAGGAGATTACAGAGTTGGTACCCAACTATCGCAATTATTTCAAAAGCCCACACTTTAACCGAACTCGGCTAATTAACCGCACCCGTCAGGAGGTCAGTTTTAAAGAGTTCCAGCAAGATGTAATTGACTACTGCCAGGGTAACCCAACTAAAAACGTACTGGTCATTCTGAATACCAAAAAAGCTACGTTGGAGTGCTTCAAGACTGTGGCGACTACTTTGGGCGAAGACAAAACCGACGTTTATTACCTCACTACACTCATTACCCCTTACGAACGCAAACGAATTATCGACCGTATTAAAAAGTACAAAGGGCCCAAACAGCAGGTAATTATTTCTACCCAGCTTATTGAGGCTGGCGTTGACGTGTCGGTAGATACAGTTTTCAGAACGATGGCTCCGCTTGATTCTATTATTCAGGCAGCTGGCCGCGCCAACCGGTACAATGAGAAAGCTGTACCAAGTGAGGTTTTTCTATATGCTGTTGCCGAAATGAAACGAGCCAGTGGTATGGTGTACGGGGGCGACTTGCTGATAAAAACGGGTAATGTATTAAAAGCTGTTTCGGAGACGGACGAACATGGTTATCTCTCCTTGATTGAAGCCTATTTTGAGGAAGTCCGCAAGCAGGCTGATGTCTTGGTATCACAAGAATTGACGGCATTACAGGCGTTGGAATTTGAGAAAGTGGGCAAGTTTCAGTTTGTCGAAGACCAGGATACGGAATCTGTTTATGTACAGCTGAATGAGGAAGCTGAACAACTTTGGGAGCAGTACGTAGCGATCAGTAATCGGCAGGACTTGAAACCCTACGAGCGTAAGCGCGAATTTGCATTGATCAAAGCTAGGTTTTATGAATATGTAGTAAACGTACCGCTTCCTTATTTACCAAATGGAGGTGGTAAGGCATCACAGATTGTGTTTGACAGCGAAAAGGAGCACTTTTTCTATGTTTCGCGTCGAAGTAATCCGTCAGCCTGCTATCAATACAACCACGATAATTTTCGCCAAAATACAGGCTATGCTTCTGTAAGCCAGCCACTAACCCACCACCACTAA
- the cas5b gene encoding type I-B CRISPR-associated protein Cas5b: MSNRLIVFEVSGEYGHFRKFNTTTSPLTYPIPTRTALTGLLGAVLGIERETAPGRFPGNVTPVQELFSSAVCGVAIQLLSPVKKVNIGFNLLDTGNSFFEIKKSGRTQIEFELLKNPAFRVFVQHQDETVIDKLSERLTNNAHHFTPYLGLSQFTAVLSNTVVCSASLKTSAGSTVPIRSAVNLSALTDSSPIEFNQTAHYYVETMPIELSKERVVTRYGEVLVDADGSTVAVRTSTWIETSDFGNILYL; the protein is encoded by the coding sequence ATGAGCAACCGGCTAATCGTCTTCGAAGTATCGGGCGAGTACGGCCACTTTCGCAAGTTCAACACCACCACCTCGCCCCTGACTTACCCGATTCCCACGCGAACGGCACTAACGGGGCTGTTGGGGGCCGTGCTGGGCATAGAACGCGAAACGGCCCCCGGCCGCTTTCCAGGCAACGTAACACCGGTACAGGAACTCTTTAGCAGCGCCGTTTGTGGGGTTGCCATACAACTGTTGTCTCCTGTAAAAAAGGTGAATATTGGCTTTAATCTGCTCGATACAGGCAATTCATTCTTTGAAATCAAAAAGAGTGGACGCACACAGATCGAATTTGAACTGCTCAAAAACCCTGCGTTTCGGGTCTTCGTGCAGCATCAGGATGAGACTGTAATTGACAAACTAAGCGAACGATTAACCAATAACGCGCACCATTTTACGCCTTATCTGGGTTTGAGTCAGTTTACAGCGGTGTTGAGTAATACGGTGGTTTGCTCGGCTTCGCTGAAAACAAGTGCAGGTAGCACGGTACCTATTCGATCGGCGGTGAATCTGTCAGCGCTTACGGATAGTTCACCCATAGAGTTCAATCAAACGGCGCACTACTACGTCGAGACTATGCCGATTGAGCTATCAAAAGAGCGCGTCGTTACCCGATATGGAGAAGTGCTTGTAGATGCTGACGGGAGCACTGTTGCGGTTCGAACTAGCACCTGGATTGAAACATCTGATTTTGGCAATATTCTTTATCTCTGA